AAAATGTTGCGACAAAAGTTTTAGTACCGGCCGCCAATTGGCTAATCAATCCTGTTATGCCCATCATATTCTGGTTGGCAGCACTTGATGCAGGAAAACGGACAGGTATTTGGGGAACAATTTTAGGCGGATTAGCACATTTGATAATGGGGAATGCTGTACCAGGTATTGTTTTGGGAATTTTAATAGGAAAGGGTGTAGATGACTCCGGATGGAATAAAATTACAAAAACTTTAGTAACTGCTGTTATTCTTCTGTTTGTATTAAGTGGATTTTTCCGTGGTTTCGATGTAGCATTACTGAAAAGCATGAATATTGGAATACCTCAATGGTTAATTAATCTCCATAAATTTTTTGGAATGGTGGTGAAATAAAAATGGAAGATATAAAAATAGAAGATAAAAAGCTTGGTTTCTGGTATTCAGAGTTGGGGTTTATTGTATTTGTTATGGCTCTTGCTTCTGGTATTTTTGGTGGAACTCATTTATATTACACATATCATGTTGGGGCATTCAATGACTTGGCTGTTGTTGCTTTACTAGAAGCTGGACTTAAGGGAGGCGGTTTTGGTGCTGCAGCTGCCTTTGGAGGAGCTTTTTTATTCGCACGTGTTATAGAAGGTCCATTGGTAGGAATTTTAGATATTGGGGGTTCTTTACAAACAGGAGTAGGAATTGGAATACCAGCGTTGATGCTTGGAGCAGGCTTTACAGCCCCGCTTGAATCGTTTCCTTTAGCCTTACTAACGGGTGCTATTCTTGGAGCTATAATTGGAGTTGTAATAATTTCTATTCGAAAATTTACAGTTGATAAGATAGACTCTACATTTGGAGCAGATATTATGATGGGAGCAGGAAATGCTGCTGGACGATATTTAGGGCCTTTGATTGTAATTTCTGCTGTCATGGCTTCTATTCCAGTAGGTTTAGGGTCTATTATTGGAGCTGCAGTTTTTTATGCGTACAAAAGCCAATTGAAGGGGGAGCTATACTTGGAGCGATGTTAATGGGAGTTTTCTTTCCAATTCAATAATAATTTGCAGGCAGGTTAACCTGCCTGCTTTTATGGAGGTTGTGGTGATGAGTATTTACCAAAAATATGGTTTAAAACAGATTATAAATGCAAGCGGTAAAATGACTGCTTTGGGAGGTAGTGCTGTAGATACGAAAGTGGCACAAGCAATGTTTGAAGCTGCGCAAGATTACGTTGATATTCAAGAATTAATGTTAAAAGCAGGTAGAATAATTGCTGAGATTACTACAGCAGAAGATGCATGTCCAACAGTAGGTGCGGCTGCTGGTATCGCAATTTCTATAGCAGCTTTAATTGCAGGGAAGAATTTAACTCTCATTGAGCAGTTACCTTATAGTGAAGGTTTGAGAAATGAGGTTATTATTCAAAAAGGGCATTCGATTAATTTTGGAGCTTCTATACTACAAATGATTAGATTAGGTGGAGGTAAAGTAGTTGAAGTAGGACAGACAAACTATGTTGAAAAAAATCATATTATAGATGCAATTTCAGAAAAAACTGTTGCAATTTTCTATGTAAAGTCGCATCATGCAGTCCAAAAAGGTATGTTATCTCTTCCTGAAATAATTGAAATTGGTGAAGAAAATAATATACCAATAATTGTAGATGCAGCTGCAGAAGAAGATATACAGAAATATATTCAAATGGGAGCGGACCTTGTGATATATAGTGGCGGTAAGGCTATAGAAGGTCCTACTTCAGGTTTTATTTGTGGAAAAAAAGAACTAATTGAAGCTTGTCGTTTGCAGTACAAGGGTATTGGGAGGGCAATGAAAGTTGGGAAAGAACAAATTATGGGTTTAATTTCTGCATTAGAGATTTATAAAAATAAAGTAGAAAACATTGAAAAACAATTACAGCAAGTGCAATGGATAGTTAATCAGTTTCAAAATATCGATGGAATAACTGCTTCGGTTGTGCAGGATGAAGCAGGAAGAACAATTTATCGTGCTCAATTAAAATTTGACGAAGAGAAATTAAACATTTCAACGCATGAAATTATAAAACAATTAGAAAGAGGGGAACCTGCAATTTTTACCAGGAATCATTATGCAAATTTAGGCATTATAAGTATTGATCCTCGTCCTTTGCTTCCAGGGCAAGAAAAAATAATTGTTAATCGAATAAAGGAAATTTTAAGAGTATAATGAGGTGTGAAAAATGGAAGTTAGATTAAATGTATTAGCAAAGAATTTAAAGAATGCTAAAGAAATTGTAGAGGTAACAGAAGGAAAAGTATTTATTGGGATTTTGACAAAAGAGTTCAATTCTACAGAAGAAGCGATTAAAAAGGTTTTCGAATTTCAAAATGCAGGAATACCTGTTTCCATTGGACTTGGTGCAGGTGATCCACAACAATGGCAAAAGGTAGTGGAGGTTGCTATTGCCACTAAGCCCGCACATGTAAATCAAGTTTTCACGGCAGCAGGGTATACGTTGGGAGCATTAAAAGCAGTTAAAAGTGAACATACCATAGTAAATGCTCTAATTAGACCTTCTGGTATACTAGGAAAAGTATTTATTTCAACAGGACCAACTAGTGAAAAATATTTAGAAATGGTGTCATGTGATTTAGCAGCAGCGATGTTGGCGGAGATAGGTGTTCCTTCAGTAAAGTTTTTCCCAATAGAAGGAGATAAACGGCTTGCAGAAGTAGAGGAAATGGTTAAAGCATGTATTAACCACGGTATAACTATTTTTGAACCA
The sequence above is drawn from the Thermoanaerobacter uzonensis DSM 18761 genome and encodes:
- a CDS encoding KDGP aldolase → MEVRLNVLAKNLKNAKEIVEVTEGKVFIGILTKEFNSTEEAIKKVFEFQNAGIPVSIGLGAGDPQQWQKVVEVAIATKPAHVNQVFTAAGYTLGALKAVKSEHTIVNALIRPSGILGKVFISTGPTSEKYLEMVSCDLAAAMLAEIGVPSVKFFPIEGDKRLAEVEEMVKACINHGITIFEPTGGIDKKSLPSVLEVCLKNGIQIVIPHVYTSIIDKTTGLTRIEDAEELKTIIKRVVE
- a CDS encoding DgaE family pyridoxal phosphate-dependent ammonia lyase, coding for MSIYQKYGLKQIINASGKMTALGGSAVDTKVAQAMFEAAQDYVDIQELMLKAGRIIAEITTAEDACPTVGAAAGIAISIAALIAGKNLTLIEQLPYSEGLRNEVIIQKGHSINFGASILQMIRLGGGKVVEVGQTNYVEKNHIIDAISEKTVAIFYVKSHHAVQKGMLSLPEIIEIGEENNIPIIVDAAAEEDIQKYIQMGADLVIYSGGKAIEGPTSGFICGKKELIEACRLQYKGIGRAMKVGKEQIMGLISALEIYKNKVENIEKQLQQVQWIVNQFQNIDGITASVVQDEAGRTIYRAQLKFDEEKLNISTHEIIKQLERGEPAIFTRNHYANLGIISIDPRPLLPGQEKIIVNRIKEILRV
- a CDS encoding DUF4310 family protein, producing MEDIKIEDKKLGFWYSELGFIVFVMALASGIFGGTHLYYTYHVGAFNDLAVVALLEAGLKGGGFGAAAAFGGAFLFARVIEGPLVGILDIGGSLQTGVGIGIPALMLGAGFTAPLESFPLALLTGAILGAIIGVVIISIRKFTVDKIDSTFGADIMMGAGNAAGRYLGPLIVISAVMASIPVGLGSIIGAAVFYAYKSQLKGELYLERC